Proteins from a single region of Corynebacterium pseudogenitalium:
- a CDS encoding carboxypeptidase regulatory-like domain-containing protein, producing the protein MTGNGKSGRGLFSSIRKAAIATATAFSLAIGGMAVPAVSDHVAEVALPSAEAADSLSNLKSQQVRIGNKIAWRFYAPDGYYFNIPVSGKFRIYPTLIDKKPIVPVGKVRVRIMQGNTVKRDLGEFDFPMTSNGDAFELDLSSKCSDASPCNIRFGEERLDILSVQDVNSITNFRFGQASAPRFEHEPVAPQAPKPGWVGGYVQVPNGYSASEVDLKIDGKKVNVGRDGWFTSEKLKAGTYSWEARLNDKTSTSRGSVTISADQQSYLNIKLEERKGTVLVHMHDRHGYPLWNTGGSLQIKRTDLGPSNGASIGHGNWSSNELTGSYGDYQIWYGGSDEYFPTSVQSFNIPGNNPSEIRFYLQRKEVNGKVYLPTGYSFNAAQGLTLTVFDQNKREVRKVSLLDSGDYKIQGLDNGSYRFQLSGDYINTVSRTVNISNRTIDGVDFRPTLKEARAKVEIQVPSNENFDGGKIRLKYNNRTWGDYPYKNQAGYDLGVVNPGEVSVQLIDRNGKVVGSGYEFVLPGETKIVRATVSKTLASYQGVVLDQFDKPISGATVSVNGKSVKTDGRGQFVVAGVKPTATVQVKVDAIDNYTYELNTSVPVNKTEGGKTYDLPDPLKPNFMTKELLLQFLGGEDGVAGVTWEVTPSPNHKKANGAEGRKGVTDKNGFVQQVLFPGTYDLKLTSPKGDLGDKYTFENAPRTVTIDPKDGMQVQEITLKKNPGEINGRVIYDDGKPVVNAEVRVGNETVRTNWNGYYTFNRVAAGTDSVTVAAAGDGTYAEASKKFSALKAAERKTVEDIKVERATSRIEGTVRIDGKPASGGVSVDAKGQNGAYFDFGGVDSNGKFSFANTGSAKLLPGKYEVTVRKSDDGRFDETTKSVTVKPGEAAKVEFDLKENRAPIVATVFNEAGELVSGAKLTLKGVDTTWTEGERGVYTSGNLPAGEYIVQVEANDIHGSTHGKVTVRWAEGGRANYTVDRNPGTVIINVTDDAGQPVNGVKVWLKGTQSDTYKTQINKDLTTANGKVAFDKVPVGTYKVTIEDSAAYDEAQGIELKVDAAGNVVRDVKLRRKDASMTVHVMDEKSRAISSPVIKLIDENGAETKGTGDANGKVEFNELRPGTYTIEVEPTDRHKGGSKSGVSIKPGSTAADNKEFVRVTNESATVIGTVVDENKQPVAGATVKVTNEGTQEVTTDKDGKFVVEGLSEGNATFEVPKTSEYTGNNLTVNGLLPGDQKEITIEVTRDLKRLNGSVLDDGGNAIEGVEAQLIQNGEVVKTQPTDKSGSFAFDKMEPGTYTVKVEETDTHLAGESESFEVVLGQGTDPVQVSLQRKPGSMKGKVEFSNNKVVDGAEIRLVPESGDPIDLEFNNEGNIAVPELPAGTYDVEVKSPDNYKRVSVPPLTVYPGKEADLGVITFTAEIGDVAGTVRDENGEPVGKVKIKLQRAGQQPIESESAEDGTFSFTKVPVGDYTVDVVQPEKFKSVRGLTATVKPAEETPLDITLETKPTKGTIKGNIEDEAGEPVANVGISLEPTSGKGNTIDVKVAEDGTFDDATIPAGSYSLKVTQPVGYEPVDNIPVKVDAGKERVVPTITLKKSEVEAETGNFIGGVYDKATNAPLPQTGLVLVGDAGRYPVAINADGSFRRNGIPTGNYQLKIAQPEGYLERADITVVIETGLDNYAQDIKLERIPVENTPTTGTLQGNVLGVSEGKPVEQIAGAKVNILRLGGGSTQVTTNDSGIFTASGLEPGEYVVQVEAPEGFNTPRYERVVVEAGKTNDDLRVYLERKPTPNPKPGAAPGTISGWLLDDGNYPIKGGTVRIKGTAKNKDGSPRLDEDGKPIETLPAVKIGKDGYFTTDRLEPGEYTIELDVPDGWPKPKGWPKKVTVTEDKAIELGLVSIKAPRSNVEGVVDDGSGKPVEGVIVTATDPRGQTSAVATDKDGKFVFDKALPGTSTIEVFTPQGIQNVDPMYVPVKPGQDVAIPGVHLTEKQLKLSKRVRGYDADDMDSAPILPEDWDLIYGFVITNETDEIIKNITLDDPFLGDAKITWPEGWEKPENRTLEPGEHVFASAKIPPQKDMSVVNNIATARGTGSKGQMVASTPDNAVARIGSASVEKKVNARFGVDKNKPVSLDVDEDMYFTYEIMNRGAAPMYNVTLTDEVCEWKEGTSEDDSNDCKPMEIDLPSDWNRTLLPGERVFLTAALPPLKPGTRHHNKALVKADLDQPRRSPGIEEEKGIYEEDPPSILTVTPNKNSWGNAHVIVSEGKTPKGYIDGVLSGLPAGLLTEAKVELISEDNKTSLSATVDGNGKFAYGNVTPGKYKLRVTNPSEDVMKIAGEYGIPSEKAAKGGKITTKLFEVEAEQPTDLSIQLVKAEVPKEGSSLGRCITETSSASNPAMYLIPLGLLVGAMAGSLVIYEDQFNAVVKQFNQAMPQLAIERPAWMNQISRQLEQLHPAAGPAVLALILVAIGAIGVGLAYAACKSGADGSSKGESSSKKEQTPSEEKVS; encoded by the coding sequence ATGACCGGAAACGGTAAGTCCGGACGCGGGCTGTTTTCCAGCATTCGCAAAGCGGCCATAGCTACGGCGACCGCTTTTTCTTTAGCTATCGGTGGGATGGCCGTCCCGGCTGTGAGCGACCACGTCGCCGAGGTGGCGCTGCCGTCGGCGGAGGCGGCGGATTCACTGAGCAACCTGAAATCGCAGCAAGTCAGGATAGGCAATAAGATCGCGTGGCGTTTCTATGCTCCTGATGGGTATTACTTCAATATCCCCGTTTCGGGAAAATTCCGGATTTACCCAACCCTTATCGATAAAAAGCCAATCGTGCCTGTAGGTAAGGTACGTGTCCGGATTATGCAGGGAAATACGGTTAAGAGGGACTTGGGCGAGTTTGATTTCCCGATGACCTCCAATGGCGATGCATTCGAACTGGATCTTTCATCGAAGTGCTCGGATGCTTCGCCGTGCAATATTCGTTTTGGCGAAGAGCGTCTCGATATTCTGTCTGTTCAAGATGTGAATTCGATTACGAACTTCCGTTTTGGCCAGGCCTCTGCACCACGGTTCGAGCATGAACCAGTCGCGCCTCAAGCGCCCAAGCCTGGCTGGGTCGGGGGTTATGTACAGGTGCCGAACGGCTACTCAGCCTCCGAAGTTGACCTGAAGATTGATGGCAAGAAGGTTAATGTTGGGCGTGATGGTTGGTTCACGAGCGAGAAGTTGAAAGCTGGGACGTACAGCTGGGAAGCTCGCCTGAACGATAAGACTTCAACGTCACGCGGCAGCGTTACAATCAGTGCTGACCAGCAGTCCTACCTCAATATCAAACTTGAGGAGCGCAAGGGGACCGTTTTGGTCCATATGCACGATCGCCATGGCTACCCGCTGTGGAACACGGGAGGTAGCCTGCAGATCAAGCGTACCGACCTTGGCCCGAGTAACGGAGCTTCAATTGGTCATGGGAATTGGTCGTCGAATGAACTAACCGGAAGCTACGGCGACTACCAAATTTGGTACGGCGGATCGGATGAGTACTTCCCTACATCAGTACAGTCGTTCAATATTCCGGGGAACAATCCGAGTGAAATTAGGTTCTACCTGCAGCGTAAGGAGGTCAACGGCAAGGTTTACCTGCCGACTGGTTACTCGTTCAATGCTGCGCAGGGGCTTACCCTCACAGTGTTTGATCAAAACAAACGCGAGGTCCGGAAGGTGTCCCTCCTGGACTCTGGGGATTACAAGATTCAAGGTCTGGACAATGGAAGTTACCGCTTCCAGCTCTCTGGTGACTACATCAATACCGTTTCACGAACGGTGAATATTAGTAACCGTACGATCGACGGAGTTGACTTCCGACCAACGTTGAAAGAGGCCCGCGCGAAGGTAGAGATCCAGGTCCCAAGCAACGAGAACTTTGATGGCGGAAAGATTCGCCTGAAATACAATAACCGGACTTGGGGTGACTACCCATACAAGAATCAAGCAGGATACGACCTTGGTGTTGTCAACCCAGGTGAGGTATCCGTCCAGCTGATCGACCGGAACGGAAAGGTCGTAGGCAGCGGTTATGAGTTCGTGCTTCCAGGCGAAACTAAGATTGTGCGCGCCACAGTGTCCAAGACGCTGGCTTCCTACCAGGGCGTGGTGCTTGACCAGTTCGATAAGCCAATTTCTGGTGCCACGGTCTCTGTAAACGGCAAGAGCGTGAAGACGGACGGTCGCGGCCAGTTCGTTGTTGCAGGTGTGAAGCCCACTGCGACAGTTCAGGTCAAGGTCGATGCAATTGATAACTACACCTACGAACTGAATACGTCAGTGCCTGTCAATAAGACTGAAGGCGGCAAAACCTACGACCTTCCTGACCCGCTGAAGCCGAACTTTATGACGAAGGAACTTCTTCTCCAGTTCCTCGGCGGCGAAGACGGCGTTGCGGGCGTGACGTGGGAAGTCACTCCGAGCCCGAACCATAAGAAGGCAAACGGGGCTGAAGGACGTAAGGGCGTCACTGATAAGAACGGCTTTGTCCAGCAAGTGCTGTTCCCAGGCACCTACGATCTCAAGCTGACTTCTCCGAAGGGCGACCTGGGCGACAAGTACACGTTCGAGAATGCTCCTCGAACCGTCACGATTGATCCCAAGGATGGCATGCAAGTCCAGGAGATCACGCTGAAGAAGAACCCAGGCGAGATCAACGGCCGCGTCATCTACGACGATGGCAAGCCAGTGGTGAATGCCGAAGTTCGAGTTGGCAATGAGACAGTTCGTACGAACTGGAACGGCTACTACACCTTTAACAGGGTCGCGGCTGGTACTGACTCGGTAACCGTTGCTGCCGCAGGTGACGGCACCTACGCAGAGGCCTCGAAGAAGTTCTCCGCGCTCAAGGCTGCGGAGAGGAAGACCGTCGAAGACATCAAGGTCGAGCGGGCAACCTCCCGCATCGAAGGCACCGTCCGCATCGACGGGAAGCCAGCTTCGGGTGGCGTCTCGGTGGACGCAAAGGGCCAGAACGGCGCGTACTTCGACTTCGGTGGCGTTGACTCGAACGGTAAGTTCTCCTTTGCAAATACCGGTTCCGCGAAGCTGCTGCCAGGTAAGTACGAGGTCACGGTCCGAAAGTCGGATGATGGTCGCTTCGACGAGACGACCAAGTCTGTCACTGTCAAGCCTGGAGAGGCCGCAAAGGTTGAGTTCGACCTCAAGGAAAATCGCGCTCCAATTGTCGCGACCGTCTTTAATGAGGCCGGTGAGCTAGTCAGTGGCGCAAAGCTGACTCTCAAGGGCGTTGACACTACCTGGACCGAAGGCGAGCGTGGCGTGTACACCTCGGGCAACTTGCCTGCTGGTGAGTACATCGTCCAGGTTGAGGCAAACGACATTCATGGTTCCACACACGGCAAGGTCACAGTGAGGTGGGCTGAAGGTGGCCGCGCTAACTACACTGTCGACCGTAACCCGGGCACCGTCATAATTAACGTCACTGACGATGCAGGGCAGCCAGTAAACGGTGTGAAGGTGTGGCTTAAGGGCACGCAGTCTGACACTTACAAGACGCAAATCAACAAGGACTTGACCACCGCAAACGGCAAGGTCGCTTTCGATAAGGTTCCAGTCGGTACCTACAAGGTCACCATTGAAGACTCTGCAGCATACGACGAGGCCCAGGGTATTGAGCTCAAGGTCGATGCAGCGGGCAACGTCGTTCGCGATGTGAAGCTGCGTCGTAAAGATGCATCCATGACGGTCCACGTCATGGATGAGAAGAGCCGTGCTATCTCGTCACCAGTCATCAAGCTGATTGATGAAAACGGTGCAGAGACCAAGGGCACCGGTGACGCGAACGGCAAGGTCGAGTTCAACGAGCTGCGCCCAGGCACTTACACGATTGAGGTTGAGCCGACGGATCGCCACAAGGGTGGATCGAAGTCCGGCGTCAGCATCAAACCTGGCAGCACGGCAGCTGATAACAAGGAATTCGTCAGGGTGACCAACGAGTCCGCGACGGTGATCGGTACCGTCGTCGACGAAAACAAGCAGCCAGTTGCTGGCGCCACCGTCAAGGTGACGAACGAAGGCACGCAAGAAGTCACGACTGACAAGGACGGCAAGTTCGTCGTCGAGGGCCTCAGCGAAGGCAACGCAACTTTTGAGGTCCCGAAGACTAGCGAGTACACCGGTAACAACCTCACCGTGAACGGTCTGCTGCCAGGTGATCAGAAAGAGATCACCATCGAGGTCACCCGAGACCTTAAGCGCCTCAACGGCTCCGTGCTTGACGACGGCGGCAATGCCATCGAAGGCGTCGAAGCACAGTTGATCCAGAACGGTGAGGTAGTAAAGACCCAGCCCACCGATAAGTCCGGTAGCTTTGCATTCGACAAGATGGAGCCGGGTACCTACACGGTGAAGGTCGAGGAGACTGACACCCACCTCGCTGGTGAGAGCGAAAGCTTCGAGGTCGTGCTTGGCCAGGGTACGGATCCTGTCCAGGTCTCCTTGCAGCGCAAGCCAGGCAGCATGAAGGGCAAGGTCGAATTCTCGAACAACAAGGTTGTCGACGGCGCCGAGATCCGACTGGTACCGGAGTCCGGCGATCCAATCGATCTGGAATTCAACAACGAAGGCAACATTGCCGTGCCAGAGCTGCCAGCAGGTACGTACGATGTTGAGGTCAAGTCCCCGGACAACTACAAGCGCGTAAGCGTTCCGCCACTGACGGTCTACCCAGGCAAGGAAGCTGACTTGGGCGTGATTACGTTCACCGCCGAGATCGGCGACGTTGCAGGCACTGTCCGTGACGAGAACGGCGAGCCTGTTGGCAAGGTCAAGATCAAGCTGCAGCGCGCAGGCCAGCAGCCGATCGAATCTGAATCTGCCGAAGACGGCACGTTCTCCTTCACCAAGGTCCCGGTGGGCGATTACACGGTTGACGTTGTGCAGCCGGAGAAGTTCAAGTCGGTTCGCGGTCTGACCGCCACGGTGAAGCCTGCCGAGGAAACGCCTCTTGACATCACCCTTGAGACGAAGCCGACGAAGGGCACCATCAAGGGCAACATTGAGGACGAAGCCGGTGAACCGGTTGCGAACGTTGGTATCTCGCTTGAGCCAACCTCCGGCAAGGGCAACACCATCGACGTCAAGGTCGCCGAAGACGGCACATTTGACGACGCCACCATCCCAGCAGGCTCCTACAGCCTCAAGGTGACCCAGCCTGTTGGCTACGAACCGGTGGACAACATCCCGGTCAAGGTCGACGCGGGTAAGGAGCGTGTCGTCCCGACCATCACGCTGAAGAAGAGCGAGGTGGAGGCCGAAACCGGTAACTTCATCGGTGGTGTCTACGACAAGGCGACGAATGCTCCGCTGCCGCAGACCGGCCTGGTCCTTGTAGGCGACGCTGGACGCTACCCGGTGGCTATTAACGCTGACGGTTCGTTCCGCCGCAACGGCATCCCAACCGGTAACTACCAGTTGAAGATCGCGCAGCCGGAGGGCTACCTCGAGCGTGCGGACATCACCGTTGTCATCGAGACGGGCCTGGACAACTATGCCCAGGACATCAAACTGGAGAGGATCCCAGTTGAGAACACCCCGACCACGGGTACCCTGCAGGGCAACGTGCTCGGCGTGAGCGAGGGCAAGCCAGTCGAGCAGATTGCTGGCGCGAAGGTGAACATCCTCCGCCTCGGTGGCGGATCTACGCAGGTCACCACGAACGATTCCGGTATCTTCACCGCTTCCGGTCTCGAGCCGGGCGAGTACGTCGTCCAGGTGGAGGCACCAGAGGGCTTCAATACGCCGCGTTACGAGCGTGTCGTTGTTGAGGCTGGCAAGACGAACGACGACTTGCGGGTCTACCTCGAGCGCAAGCCGACGCCGAACCCGAAGCCAGGTGCAGCACCAGGCACGATCAGCGGCTGGCTCCTTGATGACGGCAACTACCCAATCAAGGGCGGCACGGTTCGCATCAAGGGCACCGCAAAGAATAAGGACGGCAGCCCACGCCTTGACGAGGACGGCAAGCCTATCGAGACACTTCCAGCGGTGAAGATTGGCAAGGACGGCTACTTCACCACGGATCGCCTTGAGCCAGGTGAGTACACCATTGAGCTCGACGTCCCAGATGGCTGGCCAAAGCCGAAGGGCTGGCCGAAGAAGGTCACTGTCACTGAGGACAAGGCGATCGAGCTTGGCCTTGTCAGCATCAAGGCACCGCGAAGCAACGTCGAAGGTGTTGTTGACGACGGCTCCGGCAAACCAGTCGAGGGCGTCATCGTGACCGCGACCGACCCGCGTGGTCAGACCAGCGCGGTCGCGACCGACAAGGACGGCAAGTTCGTCTTTGACAAGGCGCTGCCGGGTACCTCCACCATCGAGGTGTTCACCCCGCAGGGTATCCAGAACGTCGACCCAATGTACGTTCCGGTCAAGCCTGGTCAGGACGTTGCAATCCCGGGCGTCCACCTGACGGAGAAGCAGCTCAAGCTGAGCAAGCGTGTCCGCGGGTACGATGCCGACGATATGGACAGCGCCCCGATCCTCCCTGAGGACTGGGACCTGATCTACGGCTTCGTGATCACCAACGAGACCGACGAGATCATCAAGAACATCACCCTGGATGACCCATTCCTGGGAGATGCCAAGATCACCTGGCCTGAGGGCTGGGAGAAGCCAGAGAATCGCACCTTGGAGCCAGGCGAGCACGTGTTTGCCTCCGCGAAGATTCCGCCGCAGAAGGACATGTCCGTTGTGAACAACATCGCGACGGCCCGCGGTACGGGCAGCAAGGGGCAGATGGTGGCGTCGACACCTGATAACGCAGTGGCAAGAATTGGTTCTGCCTCCGTGGAGAAGAAGGTCAACGCACGGTTCGGTGTGGATAAGAACAAGCCAGTGTCCCTCGATGTGGATGAAGACATGTACTTCACCTACGAGATCATGAACCGTGGCGCCGCACCGATGTACAACGTCACCCTGACCGACGAGGTCTGTGAGTGGAAGGAAGGCACGAGCGAAGACGATTCCAACGACTGCAAGCCGATGGAAATCGACCTGCCGAGCGACTGGAACCGCACCCTGCTGCCAGGCGAGCGCGTCTTCCTCACCGCTGCGCTACCGCCGCTGAAGCCAGGCACCCGTCACCACAACAAGGCGCTGGTGAAGGCCGACCTTGACCAGCCGCGTCGTAGCCCGGGTATTGAGGAAGAGAAGGGCATCTACGAGGAGGACCCACCGTCAATCCTGACGGTTACCCCGAACAAGAACTCGTGGGGTAACGCACACGTGATTGTGTCTGAGGGCAAGACCCCGAAGGGCTACATCGATGGTGTGCTCAGCGGCCTGCCGGCTGGCCTGCTCACGGAGGCGAAGGTTGAGCTCATCTCGGAGGACAACAAGACCTCCCTGAGCGCAACCGTCGACGGTAACGGAAAGTTTGCCTACGGCAACGTCACGCCAGGCAAGTACAAGCTGCGCGTGACCAACCCGTCCGAGGACGTCATGAAGATCGCTGGCGAGTACGGCATCCCGTCCGAGAAGGCAGCCAAGGGTGGGAAGATCACCACCAAGCTGTTCGAGGTCGAAGCAGAACAGCCGACGGACCTCAGCATCCAGCTGGTGAAGGCGGAAGTTCCGAAGGAAGGCAGCTCCCTTGGACGCTGCATTACCGAGACCTCGTCTGCATCGAACCCAGCGATGTACCTCATACCGCTCGGCCTGCTGGTCGGCGCGATGGCGGGCAGCCTGGTCATCTACGAGGACCAGTTCAACGCCGTGGTCAAGCAGTTCAACCAGGCGATGCCGCAGCTCGCAATCGAGCGTCCGGCGTGGATGAACCAGATCAGCCGACAGCTAGAGCAGCTGCACCCAGCAGCCGGCCCGGCAGTTCTGGCCTTGATCCTGGTCGCCATCGGTGCGATTGGGGTGGGCCTGGCCTACGCAGCCTGCAAGTCTGGTGCCGACGGCTCCAGCAAGGGAGAAAGCTCCAGCAAGAAAGAGCAGACCCCTAGTGAGGAAAAGGTCTCCTAG
- a CDS encoding prephenate dehydrogenase, producing MTASFLHSSRHLPPVCIVGLGLIGGSIIRDLTAAGHDAFGYTHSNAGTRAAQKDGFDVTNDLEAALQKAEAQQALIVIAVPMDAVATVLDAIAEHAPSCGITDVVSVKQPVYDLVLERGLEERYVGGHPMAGTEFSGWSASQEGLFQRAAWVVTYDYAESVDKVPQTWASLFADVCNLVAVTGAEAVPVSVKRHDEAVARVSHLPHVIAEALSVVGDRGGTLAQSLAAGSFKGATRVAGTDPSLVRNMCETNAESLVSIIDEFTELLADARSALSADAPSMKRLAENGHRAHTRMLARSGARRESVSPVKISSRPVMRLHPGAPGWVKQLRQIESLGGRVEVF from the coding sequence GTGACTGCCTCTTTCCTACATTCTTCGCGCCACCTGCCTCCTGTCTGCATTGTTGGGCTGGGGTTGATCGGTGGCTCCATCATTCGCGACCTCACCGCGGCTGGCCACGATGCGTTCGGCTACACGCACTCGAATGCGGGCACGAGGGCTGCGCAAAAAGATGGTTTCGACGTCACCAACGACCTCGAGGCCGCACTGCAGAAGGCAGAGGCGCAGCAGGCCCTGATCGTGATCGCGGTACCGATGGATGCGGTGGCGACCGTCCTGGACGCCATCGCGGAGCACGCCCCGAGCTGCGGCATTACAGACGTGGTCAGCGTGAAGCAGCCGGTGTACGACCTCGTGCTGGAGCGCGGTCTTGAGGAACGCTACGTTGGCGGGCACCCGATGGCCGGCACCGAGTTTTCCGGCTGGTCGGCGTCCCAAGAAGGGTTGTTCCAGCGCGCGGCGTGGGTGGTGACGTATGACTACGCGGAGAGCGTCGACAAGGTGCCGCAGACGTGGGCGAGTCTGTTCGCGGATGTGTGCAACCTGGTCGCTGTGACGGGCGCAGAGGCCGTACCGGTGTCGGTGAAGCGCCACGACGAGGCAGTCGCCCGCGTGTCCCACCTTCCGCATGTGATTGCGGAGGCGCTCTCTGTGGTCGGGGATCGCGGCGGCACGTTGGCGCAGTCGCTGGCAGCGGGCTCATTCAAGGGCGCCACGCGCGTCGCGGGCACGGACCCGTCGCTGGTCCGCAACATGTGCGAAACCAACGCCGAGAGCCTCGTCAGCATCATCGACGAGTTCACCGAACTGCTTGCCGACGCCCGCTCCGCCCTCTCCGCCGACGCTCCTTCCATGAAGCGCCTCGCCGAGAACGGCCACCGGGCGCACACCCGTATGCTGGCGCGTTCGGGCGCGCGACGTGAGTCGGTGTCACCGGTGAAGATTTCTTCGCGCCCTGTGATGCGCCTACACCCGGGCGCGCCAGGCTGGGTGAAGCAGCTGCGCCAGATCGAGTCGTTGGGCGGGCGGGTCGAGGTGTTCTAA
- a CDS encoding tRNA adenosine deaminase-associated protein produces MAQEFPDGYAVTVAQHDGAWSVHRYNDNFDSLEDTIAAVRRLRSEGPAFALLNVENEYVVVLRPGPNRARILLSDAPIAVDDDYAADALEEAGCDIPDIDPDDLDDTDSWADGDFDILADLGLTEERLSLLLDADEEPADLIDDIADALGFADELQEALR; encoded by the coding sequence ATGGCACAGGAATTTCCAGACGGGTACGCAGTGACAGTCGCCCAGCACGATGGCGCATGGTCCGTGCACCGCTACAACGACAACTTCGACTCGCTGGAAGACACCATCGCCGCAGTACGCCGCCTCCGCAGCGAAGGTCCGGCGTTTGCGCTGCTCAACGTCGAAAATGAGTACGTTGTGGTGCTGCGCCCAGGGCCGAATCGGGCACGCATTTTGCTGAGCGACGCCCCCATCGCCGTCGACGACGACTACGCCGCCGACGCCCTCGAAGAAGCCGGCTGCGACATCCCCGACATCGACCCCGACGACCTCGACGACACCGACAGCTGGGCCGACGGCGACTTCGACATCCTCGCCGACCTCGGCCTCACCGAAGAACGCCTCAGCCTCCTTCTCGACGCCGACGAAGAACCCGCCGACCTCATCGACGACATCGCCGACGCCCTCGGCTTCGCCGACGAACTCCAAGAAGCACTGCGGTAG
- a CDS encoding nucleoside deaminase encodes MQQTLDLAATTPPGDVPVGALVFDADGEVIGRGVNRREQRQDPTAHAEVEAIRDAARTLGTWRLDGCELVVTLEPCTMCAGALLGARIDSLIFGAFEPKTGAVGSLFDALRDPHHLHQIQVRGGIMEPENAALLAEFFRDLR; translated from the coding sequence ATGCAACAAACGCTCGACCTCGCAGCCACGACCCCGCCCGGCGACGTGCCCGTCGGCGCCCTCGTCTTCGACGCAGACGGCGAGGTGATCGGCCGCGGTGTCAACCGGCGCGAACAACGCCAAGACCCCACCGCCCACGCCGAAGTCGAAGCCATCCGGGACGCCGCGCGCACCCTCGGGACCTGGCGACTCGACGGCTGCGAGCTCGTCGTCACGCTGGAACCCTGCACCATGTGCGCCGGGGCCCTGCTCGGCGCCCGCATCGACTCGCTAATCTTCGGCGCCTTCGAGCCCAAAACCGGCGCCGTCGGCTCCCTATTCGACGCCCTCCGCGACCCCCACCACCTCCACCAAATCCAAGTCCGCGGCGGGATCATGGAACCCGAAAATGCGGCACTGCTCGCCGAATTTTTCCGGGACCTGCGCTAA
- a CDS encoding CsbD family protein, whose translation MAFEGAADKLKGTAKEAAGKLSDDKSLENEGKANQLIGDAKDKVNEAADSVKDKANEVAAKVEDKLND comes from the coding sequence ATGGCTTTTGAAGGAGCAGCAGACAAGCTGAAGGGCACCGCTAAGGAAGCAGCTGGCAAGCTTTCCGACGACAAGTCCCTCGAGAACGAAGGCAAGGCCAACCAGCTCATCGGCGATGCTAAGGATAAGGTCAACGAGGCTGCCGACTCCGTCAAGGACAAGGCAAACGAGGTAGCCGCCAAGGTCGAGGACAAGCTGAACGACTAG